The proteins below come from a single Parazoarcus communis genomic window:
- a CDS encoding AzlC family ABC transporter permease: MNTAFRLGAREGWRDFLPMSLGLVPWAVVTGIAMRSIGLSPVEAMGMNLLVYAGTAQLGTLPLIATGAPLWLIFLTAMVLNLRFVIFSAALAPAFHGHAWSRRARASYLLVDGVFAVGSEKMLASEDPEWRWGYFIAPSAWAWSLWQTFVLLGTLGAEVIPTDWSLEFMVTIALMLMMIPMARSRPMLVAALAGGVSAVLLRELPLRLGLFAGIAIGIASGFVAEHWQQRRAGA, from the coding sequence ATGAACACCGCTTTCCGTCTTGGTGCCCGTGAAGGCTGGCGCGATTTTCTGCCGATGTCGCTCGGCCTTGTGCCGTGGGCGGTCGTCACCGGCATTGCGATGCGTTCGATCGGCCTGTCGCCGGTCGAGGCAATGGGCATGAATCTGCTCGTCTATGCAGGCACGGCGCAGCTGGGTACCTTGCCCCTGATCGCAACTGGTGCGCCGCTGTGGCTGATCTTTCTGACCGCGATGGTGCTCAATCTGCGCTTCGTGATTTTCAGCGCCGCGCTCGCGCCCGCGTTTCATGGTCATGCCTGGTCGCGGCGGGCGCGTGCGAGCTATCTGCTGGTCGATGGTGTATTCGCCGTCGGTTCGGAGAAGATGCTTGCGAGTGAGGATCCCGAGTGGCGCTGGGGCTATTTCATTGCGCCGTCGGCATGGGCCTGGTCCCTGTGGCAGACCTTTGTGCTGCTGGGCACGCTTGGCGCAGAAGTGATCCCGACCGACTGGTCGCTCGAGTTCATGGTGACCATCGCCCTGATGCTGATGATGATCCCGATGGCGCGTTCCCGGCCGATGCTGGTTGCTGCGCTCGCTGGCGGCGTTTCGGCCGTGCTTCTGCGCGAGCTTCCGCTGCGGCTGGGCCTGTTTGCCGGCATCGCGATCGGCATCGCATCGGGCTTCGTTGCCGAGCACTGGCAGCAGCGGAGGGCGGGCGCATGA